CAAGGAGCAACAGAGCTGAGAATCCCCCTTGTTTCAAGGCAGTTGCGCGGCCATTGTGGCGTCAGGAGGTCCCCTATGCAGAAACCGGCCATTGTTCTGGATGCCTATTGGCGGCAAGTCTCCGAGCTGTTTTCCGAGGCCGACTACGCGCGGCTTCATACCGCTTTCGACGTGATCTGGGGGCAGGACGCGCCGATCCCGGCCGACGTGCTGGAGAGCGCTCTGCCCAAGGCCATCGCGCTGATATCGGCAGATCCGAAAGTGGGGGCAGGCACGCTCGCCGCCGCGCCGGGGCTCAAGGCGGTCATCGAGGTCTCGGGGGCGTTTCCGGCCTCTATCGATTACGCGGCCTGCGCCAAGAAGGGCGTCGAAGTGCTGAGCTGCGCGCCGGGCTTTCGCGAATCCGTGGCCGAGATGGCCGTGGCCATGGCGCTCTCGGGCGCGCGCGGGCTTGTGACAGAGCATGAGTTGTTTCGCAATGGTCGGGAAAGCTGGCTGGCCGATCACGCCGAGCGCGATTTCTCGCTGTTTGACTGCCCGATCGGTTTTGTCGGCTTCGGCTCCATCGCACAGGAAACCCTGCGCCTGTTGCGCCCCTTCCGCCCCATCGTGCGCGCCTATGATCCCTACCTCGATGAAGAGGCCGCCGAGGCCAAGGGTGTGATCCTTGCAAGCCTTGACGAGGTGCTGAGCCAAAGCCGCTGCACCTTCGTGATGGCCGCGCCCACGGTGGAGAACAAGGGCATGATCGGTGCGCGGCAGCTGTCGCGCATGCCCAACGGCAGCCTTCTGGTGCTCGCCAGCCGTGCCCATCTGGTGGACTTCGACGCGCTCCTGCGCGACACCACCTTCGGCCGTATCCGTGCCGCGATCGACGTCTTCCCGCAGGAGCCCGTCGACAAGAAATCCCAGATGCGCTTCAACCCGAACCTGATCCTCTCGCCGCACCGCGCGGCCGCCGTGAAGGGCGGGCGTCACCTGATCGGCAAGATGATCGTGGACGACCTGCAGGATATTGCCGCGGGCCGCGCGCCGACGCGCCTGTTGCGGGCGGCGGAGTGCGACGTCGCGCTGGTGGCGGGCGTGAGCGACAGCGCGCCTGTGGCCGATATGGCCAGCAAACGCTGATTTTCAGTTAGCGCTCTTTACAGGCGAGCGCCGCCGCAACGCTGCTGGGGCCATCAAACGCTCCGGCGTCGCGCGCCTTGAGGCGGTTGCCCTCTAGTCTTACAGCCTTGAGCCGCTGCCAGCGCGCCTCCGGGAGTACCAGTTCCGGCCCACCGGCGCAGGTGCGGATGCCGCCAGTGATGAAATCCTCGCCGATGCGATGGTTGCTGTACCCTGCATCTTGGGCAATCTCGGTGAGCTGTCCGTTTTCAAACCGCCAGACGCGCAAGACGCGCGCCAGATGTGGGCGGTCGACATAGGCGATGTCCACCGTGCCGTCGCCGTCCAGATCCGCCGCGCCGATCGGGGCAAGCCAGCGGTTGGCGGTGCCGATATAGGGCGTGGCGGTGATCAAGCCGTTCGGCCCATAGACGGCAAGCCGCGCGCCACGGCGCTGATCGGACTCCACCACGATCACCTCGGGCGCGCCGTCTGTATCCAGATCGGCGAGGCGCGGGGCGGTGTCTTCGAAGACACGGCTCTCAGGCAGCACGAAGCGGCGGGCGGAGCCGTCGGTGAACGCCAGCACCAGCGTGCCGTGCTCGATGGCATCGCCCAGAACGCCATGGGCGTAGCGGGTTGTGGGATCGTCATAAGTGGCGGCGGCGATCACCGGCGCAGC
The sequence above is drawn from the Pseudoruegeria sp. SHC-113 genome and encodes:
- a CDS encoding FG-GAP repeat domain-containing protein, which produces MRAAACAFAAALLAALPAGAAPVIAAATYDDPTTRYAHGVLGDAIEHGTLVLAFTDGSARRFVLPESRVFEDTAPRLADLDTDGAPEVIVVESDQRRGARLAVYGPNGLITATPYIGTANRWLAPIGAADLDGDGTVDIAYVDRPHLARVLRVWRFENGQLTEIAQDAGYSNHRIGEDFITGGIRTCAGGPELVLPEARWQRLKAVRLEGNRLKARDAGAFDGPSSVAAALACKER
- a CDS encoding NAD(P)-dependent oxidoreductase → MQKPAIVLDAYWRQVSELFSEADYARLHTAFDVIWGQDAPIPADVLESALPKAIALISADPKVGAGTLAAAPGLKAVIEVSGAFPASIDYAACAKKGVEVLSCAPGFRESVAEMAVAMALSGARGLVTEHELFRNGRESWLADHAERDFSLFDCPIGFVGFGSIAQETLRLLRPFRPIVRAYDPYLDEEAAEAKGVILASLDEVLSQSRCTFVMAAPTVENKGMIGARQLSRMPNGSLLVLASRAHLVDFDALLRDTTFGRIRAAIDVFPQEPVDKKSQMRFNPNLILSPHRAAAVKGGRHLIGKMIVDDLQDIAAGRAPTRLLRAAECDVALVAGVSDSAPVADMASKR